CTGCATAAAAATTACAAACCGAATTCCTGGACCATCCACAGAACCAAAACTTTCTGTTGAGTGAATCATCCCAGTTACTTTTCCGTAATCAATTTCAGTCATTTTTTCTTCCTTTGTAACCGTTTTTTCTGCTTCATTATAACATTTTCTAAAGGAAAAAGACTAAGATCAACTTAGTCTTCTTGAATACTCTGTTCTATATCAGAAAAAATAACTTTCAGTTTTGTAACACGTCCATCTTTAACTGTATCATTTGTCAAAGTAAGGTGTTTTTCTTTCGTATCCACTTCAAACGTTTCACGACTATCTTGGTCTGGAATATTTCCCACACCAGTTAGGTAGTAACCTGCAATAGTATCCACATCATCACTTTCAAGATCGACGTCAAAATAGTCATTGAATTCGTTAAGTGTCATTGTCCCAAGAACAATGTAAGTATGTTCACCGATTTTACGGACAAATTGCTCTGCTTTATCGGTTTCATCGTCGATTTCTCCGACGATTTCTTCAAGCAAATCCTCCAGTGTGACAATACCTGCAACGCCACCGTATTCGTCCAACAAAATCGCCATTTGATTTTGGGTATTTCTCAATTGGCGTAACAAATCGTCCACAAAAATCGTTTCTGGAACAAAGAGCGGTTCTTGCAAAATCTTACGCAAGACAATATTGTCAAAACCATCACGGAAACCAGCGGCCAGCAGGCGTTTGGTGTGAAGTACACCAATAATCTTATCCTTATCACCATCATAAACAGGGATACGTGAAAAATTCTGTTTGAGAATTTTTTGAATATTTTCTTGTGTATCATCATTAATGTCAATCATGAAAGCATCTGTTCTTGGAACCATGACTTCACGCGCCATTAATTCATCAAGTGAGAAGACACCTTGTAACATCTCAATTTCTTCAGCATCTAGTGTTTCTTCACTATTTGACAGCATGTATTCAATTTCATCACGAGTCATTTTTTCGTCCGCATCATCAAATTGCATTGGCGTGATACGTGAGAGAAGATTGGTTGACGCTGATAAGAGCCAAACAAAAGGACTGACAATTTTTCCAATAAAAATAATAACAGGGGTAGAAATGACAGCCAGATTTTCCTTGAGATTCATGGCAATACGTTTTGGATAAAGCTCACCAAGAACAATGGAAACATAGGTCAAAAAGACAAGGGAAATAACGCTACCTGCTGTCTGAGCCCAGACAAAGTCTCCAAACCAGGAAGCAATAACACTTCCAAGCGAAGCAGACAAGCTAGCCCCTTGTAAGAGACTGATAAAGGTGATACCAACTTGAATTGTTGATAAAAAGTTATTAGGATTTTCCAAAACAGACAATAGACGAATGAATTTCTTATCGCCTTCTTCTGCTTTTTGTTCAACACGTGAACGATTAAGGGAAACTAATGCCATCTCAGAAGCTGAGAAAAAGGCATTTAGCAAGGTCAAAATTAATAATAAAATAAATTGTAAAACTAAATTCTGACTGGGGTCTTCCATATCAATTCTACTCCTATTCTTAAAATATCTATTATGGTAAGATTTTATTCTCCACGACAAAATAGTATAGTAACTACATTATAGCATATTTTTGATTTTATGTAATAGATAAACAGCCTTATCAAGCATATTTTACAATGCTAAACTAAAGTATCAAAATTTTCAGAAAATGATATAATAACTATTAAAAACACATGGAGGGCTCCAAATGTTACAAATCAAACTAAAGAATGTCAGCTTAGAACGTCAGCATAAATTATTATTAAAAAATCTTAACTGGGAAGTTAACAAGGGGGAACATTGGGCTATTTTAGGGCTGAATGGTTCTGGTAAGACAACGCTTTTAAAGCTTATCATGGCTGAATATTGGAAAACAGACGGTGAGGTGGAAGTCTTAGGAACATCATTTGGTGGTACTGACATTAGCGATATTCGTACCAAAATTGGTATCGTTGGCTCATTTATCGCTGAGCGACTTCCAGCCAATATGCTTGCTGAAAAAATTGTTTTGACTGGGAAATACAAATCAAGCATTCTTTACAAAGAATACGGTGAAAAAGAACTTGATGAAGCACGACAAATGTTGATTTCAATTGGTGGCGAATATCTGCTTGGACGTATTTATACTAGTCTGTCACAAGGTGAAAAACAACTGCTCCTTATCGCACGTAGTTTAATGGAAAATCCTGAAATTTTGATTTTAGATGAGGCTACAAGTGGACTTGATTTGTTTGCGCGTGAAAAACTATTGACACAGATTGAGCAAATCACAAGCCTTCCTAATGCTCCAACAATTCTCTACGTGACACACCATGCCGAAGAAATCACACAATCAATGACTCATGTCTTGTTGCTGAAAAAAGGAGAAATCATTGCCCAAGGTCCTAAAAATGAAGTTTTGACTGAGGACATTTTAACCGATTTCTATGACCGAATCGTCTCAATCATCTCACTAGGCGACGAACGCATTTACATCAAACCTGAATTTAAATCATAATAGTAAAGCCTCTAGGACATTTTCGTTCTAGGGGTTATTTTATAATAAAGTAATTATATGGTAGTGTTCCGTAGTCATCTTTTAACGAATAACTTTCGAGTTTATTGACATTGCGGCGTAGGAAGGTTGCATAGCTTGATGTGATGTCACCACGCATTTCATATTCGGCAATCACTTTGCGCTCAAGATAATACCCTCGCAACATTTCATAAATATTATCAGGTTTCATATGAGCAATGACACGTTCAACAAAGACGCCTGATTCAATAATATTAGCTTCTTGTAGACGTGATCTTTGGAGGAAACTAATCAATTCTGAATTGTAAATGCCTTCCAAATCTTGTAACCCTTCTAACACCAGCTCCGTATTCCTTAAATAAAGCTCTGTCAAGCGTTCACGGTTATCTTCTGTCAATTTAATTTCGCGTGATTTTCCAGAAAGAAAGTGACGGATAGTTGGCCAAAAACTGAGGCTTTCACGAACTAAGCGACGAATCATTCGCATGCTAATTGTGAAGAAATAGCTAAACGTTGAAATAAAATCACGATTAATCTGACGTTCCAAATTTTGCAAGTAACGTTGATACAAACGGTATTCAAATAATTCTATCTTGCCTTCTGAAAAGGCATGCTCTAAACCATCGCTTTCAATTCCAAGAATCATCAAGCGCAGGTAAGCCAATTCTTTTTTGACAATAGTCGGCTCTTGTTCCAAAATCAAGTGCTCAATACGCCCATTGTAATTATCAATGGCTGCATAAAGTGGACCTTTGTCCTCGACTTCTTTTAAATCTTCCTCCAATGTCTTAACCACTTCATTTAAAATGGCAATTTGAGTGACATAATCGGTGGTATCAGTATCATCAGAGCTTTGTGCCAAGTTTGGTAAAACAAATACACCAATTAGAAAGCTTAGCAAGGTCACCGCTGCTACAGTAAATAAAATCAAGCTATAAGCGTAACTTTCAAACTGTGGCAATAGCAAAATTGTCGCGATTGATACCGTCCCTTTCACACCAGAAAAAGTTAACAGCAAAACCTCTCTCAATAGTGATTTACTTAAACGTTTTCCTTTACGATAATGCAGAATATAATAAAGCCCAACCATGACAAATCGAACTAAAAAGAGTAAAGCTGTCACGACTAACACAATCGCTACAAGACGATATTTATTAACCAAAGGATTGGTCAAAGCAGGCTCAACGATACGTGTCAATTCATAGCCAAAAACGATAAAGACAAAGCCATTTAAGATGAAGCTGACCGTCTCCCAAATAATCTGGCTGACACGGTCCACCTCAGCATCAAATAAACGAATTCGTTTGAAACGACTGGCTTGTGATAATCCAGCAATCACGACAGCAATGATACCTGATACGCCAAAAAGACTGGCAACAAAGTATGACACAATCGGCAATGATAATTCCAATAAGAGAGCCCCTGTCACATCAGCGACGTCAATTTTTTCAAGAAAAGCCATGACGCCTCGATTTAACAAGGCAAAAAATAGCCCGACCAACATTCCACCAATAATTACCCAAAACAGACTAAAGCTCGCAGTAAGCAAAGAAAAGGCTCCAGTGGTCAAAGCCGTCACAGCAAATTGGAAAGAAATCAAACCGCTGGCATCATTCAAAAGCCCTTCTATTGTCAAAATGGATTCGACGCGCTTTGGAAATTTAAACCGTTTTGCAATTGATAAAAACGCAACGGCATCTGTCGGAGCAAGCGCTGCTCCCAAGGCAAAACTAGCAGCCAAGGGGACATCAACAGGTAATAACTTACCAGTCACATAACCAACTGTCAGCATTGTTATCAAAACAGTTGGCAAAATTAGATAAGCCACAATTGACTTGTATTTGACAAAGGTCGTCACATCACTTTCTTGCCCCTCTCTAAAATTAAGCGGTGCAATTACCAGAGCCAGAAATAGCTCTGAATTTAAAGTGAGTGTCGTCTCTTTTGCTAAAACACCCACCAAAATTCCCAAAATAATTTGGATGAAAGGTAAAGGTAATTTAGGATAAAGACGATTAATGACGTTGGAAACAATGAGCATTAATAAAAATGCTATAACAAGGATAGAACTCTCGATAAACCATCACTCCTTATCGTTGTTTTTGGCGGCAATAAACAGTAAAACGTTCTTTTTGCTTGGCAATTTTTTGATCAATAACCGTAACATCTTTACGATCACGAAGTCGTATGCAACGTTCTTTTTGCTTGGCAATTTTTTGATCAATAGCCGTAACATCTTTACGATTACGAAGTCGTACGCAACGTTCTTTTTCAAGACTGGCTAACTTTTTCTTAATTGTCAAGATTTTCTCTGCATCTTCTTCTGACAACTTGGCACACGGTTTAGTGTTTGCGTCATCTAAATATTTTTGATGCATTTGATGTAACTTTTCACGAACCGTTATGGTTTGCATAATGCTTAACTCTCCTTCGACTGTTTTAATTTTTCAATCATTACTAAAAATGGTGGTTGATTAATTTGGTTTAAAGGTTGATACAGCATGGCAGTAAAAAGCCTTTGGTCTAGCTGATTGACATATTCTAGCACAGCATCTTTTTCCATGTCACCGCCCTCATGTCCATAGTAAATCATGATAGCTAAGCGACCACCAACCTCAAGCTTTTTTAAAATTTTCTCCACAGCAATCAAGGTTGTGTCAGGTTTAGTGATAACCGTTTTATCAGCACTTGGCAAATACCCTAGATTGAAAATAGCTGCACGAATTGGTTGATTCACATAATGGTCAATATGTTGATGCCCATCCAAAATTAAATGAGCATTGTGAATTTCTTGTTTTTCTAAACATTCTTTCGTGCTTTGCAAAGCTTGTTCTTGCACATCAAAAGCATAAACTTCTTTAGCATGTTGGGCAAGAAAAACTGTGTCATTGCCATTTCCCATGGTCGCATCAACTGCGATTGCTTGTTCATCCAAAACTTCAGCTAAAAAATCATGAGATAAATGCAAAGGGCGTTTTATCATAACACGGCCTCCTTATTTTCTAGCTTACAGCCTTGATAAGAACCACGGCGTTCCATTTCTTGATCAATGGCATTTAAGACTTCCCATTTTTTAAGACTCCACATTGGACCAATGAGCATATCGCGCGGAGCATCACCTGTAATACGATGAATAATGATATTTTTGGGAATAATCTCCAGTTGGTCACAGATGATATTAACATATTCTTCCATACCCAGCAATTTTAAACGCCCCTCATGGTAATCACGTTGCATTTTCGTACTTGTCATCAAATGCAATAAATGAAGCTTAATCCCGTCAATTTCATTATCTGTCACACAACGTCTGACATTTTCAATCATCATGTCATGCGTTTCGCCAGGCAGACCATTAATCAAATGTGAAACAATCTCAACTTTCGGTGCTAACTGACGCAGGCGTTTAACCGTTTCAACGTAAAGGTCATAAGTATGCGCGCGATTAATGATTTTGGATGTTTCATCATAAGTTGTTTGCAAACCAAGTTCAACCGTTACGTGCATACGATCAGAAAGCTCAGCAATATAAGCAATCGTCTCATCTGGCAAGCAATCGGGACGTGTCCCAATATTGATACCAACCACCCCAGATTCATTAATGGCTTGCTCATAACGCTCACGAATGACATCTACGGTATCATGCGTATTTGTGAAATTTTGAAAATAAACCAAATATTTCTTAACATCTGGCCATTTGCGGTGCATGAAATCAATTTCCTTGTAAAATTGGTCACGAATCGGTGCGTCAGGAGCAACAATCGCATCCCCTGAACCAGATACGGTACAAAATGTACAGCCACCATGTGCGACCGTACCATCTCGATTTGGACAATCAAAGCCCGCATCGATAGGAACTTTAAAAATCTTCTCCCCAAAAATCTGACGATAATAATCATTTAAAGTATTATAACGCTTTTTCATAGCTTATATTATAACACTTTCCCCAAAACAAACAAACTCTTATCACTTATCGTAAACATATTCTTAGCTATAAAAAAGCTGGGATAACCCCAGCTCATTTTTCAATTACTCTTGTTTTCCTTGGAAACGCCATTCAAAGCGTTTTTTATCATAAAACGGATAGGTTGTGGCTGCGATAGCAAATGCTAGTAACCAACCTCCCAAAATATCAGACGGATAATGAACCCCTAAATAAATTCTTGAAAGTGCTGTTGTCAAAGCGATAACCACAACTAAAACTTGTAAGCAACGTTTGAGTGTCGTCTTTGTTAAGTGTTGTTCGATAATCACAACCAAGCTCAAAGCAACAACCATGGTCGCCGCAGCATGCCAACTCGGAAATGATGGTCCC
This sequence is a window from Streptococcus macedonicus ACA-DC 198. Protein-coding genes within it:
- a CDS encoding Hemolysins and related proteins containing CBS domains, with the protein product MEDPSQNLVLQFILLLILTLLNAFFSASEMALVSLNRSRVEQKAEEGDKKFIRLLSVLENPNNFLSTIQVGITFISLLQGASLSASLGSVIASWFGDFVWAQTAGSVISLVFLTYVSIVLGELYPKRIAMNLKENLAVISTPVIIFIGKIVSPFVWLLSASTNLLSRITPMQFDDADEKMTRDEIEYMLSNSEETLDAEEIEMLQGVFSLDELMAREVMVPRTDAFMIDINDDTQENIQKILKQNFSRIPVYDGDKDKIIGVLHTKRLLAAGFRDGFDNIVLRKILQEPLFVPETIFVDDLLRQLRNTQNQMAILLDEYGGVAGIVTLEDLLEEIVGEIDDETDKAEQFVRKIGEHTYIVLGTMTLNEFNDYFDVDLESDDVDTIAGYYLTGVGNIPDQDSRETFEVDTKEKHLTLTNDTVKDGRVTKLKVIFSDIEQSIQED
- the abcX gene encoding ABC transporter ATP binding protein, which translates into the protein MLQIKLKNVSLERQHKLLLKNLNWEVNKGEHWAILGLNGSGKTTLLKLIMAEYWKTDGEVEVLGTSFGGTDISDIRTKIGIVGSFIAERLPANMLAEKIVLTGKYKSSILYKEYGEKELDEARQMLISIGGEYLLGRIYTSLSQGEKQLLLIARSLMENPEILILDEATSGLDLFAREKLLTQIEQITSLPNAPTILYVTHHAEEITQSMTHVLLLKKGEIIAQGPKNEVLTEDILTDFYDRIVSIISLGDERIYIKPEFKS
- a CDS encoding COG1242: Predicted Fe-S oxidoreductase; this encodes MKKRYNTLNDYYRQIFGEKIFKVPIDAGFDCPNRDGTVAHGGCTFCTVSGSGDAIVAPDAPIRDQFYKEIDFMHRKWPDVKKYLVYFQNFTNTHDTVDVIRERYEQAINESGVVGINIGTRPDCLPDETIAYIAELSDRMHVTVELGLQTTYDETSKIINRAHTYDLYVETVKRLRQLAPKVEIVSHLINGLPGETHDMMIENVRRCVTDNEIDGIKLHLLHLMTSTKMQRDYHEGRLKLLGMEEYVNIICDQLEIIPKNIIIHRITGDAPRDMLIGPMWSLKKWEVLNAIDQEMERRGSYQGCKLENKEAVL
- the nhaK gene encoding Na+/H+ antiporter, whose protein sequence is MLIVSNVINRLYPKLPLPFIQIILGILVGVLAKETTLTLNSELFLALVIAPLNFREGQESDVTTFVKYKSIVAYLILPTVLITMLTVGYVTGKLLPVDVPLAASFALGAALAPTDAVAFLSIAKRFKFPKRVESILTIEGLLNDASGLISFQFAVTALTTGAFSLLTASFSLFWVIIGGMLVGLFFALLNRGVMAFLEKIDVADVTGALLLELSLPIVSYFVASLFGVSGIIAVVIAGLSQASRFKRIRLFDAEVDRVSQIIWETVSFILNGFVFIVFGYELTRIVEPALTNPLVNKYRLVAIVLVVTALLFLVRFVMVGLYYILHYRKGKRLSKSLLREVLLLTFSGVKGTVSIATILLLPQFESYAYSLILFTVAAVTLLSFLIGVFVLPNLAQSSDDTDTTDYVTQIAILNEVVKTLEEDLKEVEDKGPLYAAIDNYNGRIEHLILEQEPTIVKKELAYLRLMILGIESDGLEHAFSEGKIELFEYRLYQRYLQNLERQINRDFISTFSYFFTISMRMIRRLVRESLSFWPTIRHFLSGKSREIKLTEDNRERLTELYLRNTELVLEGLQDLEGIYNSELISFLQRSRLQEANIIESGVFVERVIAHMKPDNIYEMLRGYYLERKVIAEYEMRGDITSSYATFLRRNVNKLESYSLKDDYGTLPYNYFIIK
- the ytgB gene encoding SAM-dependent methyltransferase, MraW methylase family codes for the protein MIKRPLHLSHDFLAEVLDEQAIAVDATMGNGNDTVFLAQHAKEVYAFDVQEQALQSTKECLEKQEIHNAHLILDGHQHIDHYVNQPIRAAIFNLGYLPSADKTVITKPDTTLIAVEKILKKLEVGGRLAIMIYYGHEGGDMEKDAVLEYVNQLDQRLFTAMLYQPLNQINQPPFLVMIEKLKQSKES